The following DNA comes from Hahella chejuensis KCTC 2396.
GTGATGCCGGCGGAGGGCGTGCGCCACCGCTTTTTCGTCGTGCTTCGTTGTCTTTTGGCTATAGCCGCTTTTTTATACACATGCTTGCCCGTGGCGAAGGCGGTAAACATTTCACTTCATCAAAGTGCAGAGTTTCCGGTGCTGGCGGACTTTGAAACCCCCCGCGATCGTCAGCGCTGGACAGGGCGGGTGATCAAGCTTACCCGTGAGCAGGCGAGCCACGGCGAACAGGCGCTTTATATTGAACTGCGCAAGCAGGATGTATTCCCCGGCGCTTCCTTCATCGAATTTCCACGTGACTGGACAGGCTATTCCAAATTAGCGCTCTCCGTATACGCAGAGAAGGACATGCACGTGGCCATTCGTTTGGACGACGGTTTTTATCTGGATATGCCGACAGATAAATTTGAAGACCGGGTCAATATCCGTCTACAGGCTAAGAAAGGATGGAATCATTACACCCTGGATTTTGACGAGTGGACCATGACTAAGTCCGGTCGTCGTCTGGACGTTGCCGATGTGCGTAATTTCTTCATCTTTACGACCCATGATTACGGCGCCAAGTGGATGATTGTCGATAACATCCGCCTGGAAATGTAAATCCCCCTGTGAACTTGGTCACGAATGACGGCGAAAGGCGGTGAACCCGCCTGCATCGTCAATAGAATAGAACGACACCCTGTTCAATATTTGCTGGGGAT
Coding sequences within:
- a CDS encoding VanZ family protein is translated as MMYATAPEASVQRSKFHWMFGLAFVAGLYLLFADVGPHKSSSMLYNALWDFGHVVWTAVVVALALRLPQIRRFGANRLWLLTPVAAFIFAGVVELIQAKIGRSPSWGDVFADVAGALMGLMLVMPAEGVRHRFFVVLRCLLAIAAFLYTCLPVAKAVNISLHQSAEFPVLADFETPRDRQRWTGRVIKLTREQASHGEQALYIELRKQDVFPGASFIEFPRDWTGYSKLALSVYAEKDMHVAIRLDDGFYLDMPTDKFEDRVNIRLQAKKGWNHYTLDFDEWTMTKSGRRLDVADVRNFFIFTTHDYGAKWMIVDNIRLEM